The genomic interval CCCTCGACCTGTTGCCACTGCCCACTGGCGTTCGATCTCAGCCGCATCACGATGTCATTCGCCATGAGGTTCGGATTCGTGAGCTCTTCTCCCAGCTCCCCTCCCGGAGACGTCGCTCCCCCCGTGGCGAGCGCTCTGCCTGCTGCCTGGAAGTACCTCTTGCAATTCAGCGAGCGTATCTCGGCGTCTTTCACCTTGGGGAGTCCCAGCTTCTCAGACGCCTCGTTCAGGGCATTGATGAGGCTCAAAGCCCCGGGGGCCATCTTCACCGACCCTGTGGCCTCCGCCTCACGCCGCGCTTGGTCCGCTCGCTGTGCCTGTTCCCGCTCGTGCTTCTTGCGAGCCTCCTCCTGAGCCCGACGGATCTGCTCTTGAGTCCGCCGTATATCTTCGAGGCTCCCTGAGCCCGAGGGAACCACGGACGGAGACGGTGCCGGAGTCACTGATCGGGACGGCGTGGGGGCTGGCGAGGGGGACGGAGTCACAGACCTGGAGGGAGCCGGTGCTGGAGGCGGTGGCGGAGTCACACGCCTGGATGGAGCCGGTGATGGGGGCACCCCTCCGCAGCGAGGGTCGGCACGCGGCCCGATCCGTCGGCCTAGGCACGGATTGACCCAATCGGCGCCCATGACCAGCGAAGGGCGCAAGATGAGATCCCCGATCCCCATACTCGACATCACACCGACACCAATCACCCATGCGAGAAATCGATGCATGGCAGACTCTTCACCTTGGCCTTCTGAGCTTTTGGATCTTCTCCTTGACCACCGCAACCTCTTCGCCACGGCCCGGGATCCCCTCGATCATGCGCAGGTATTGCTCCCAGGCCGCGATGGCCTCCGCCTTCTTCCCCATACGTTCGAGATTGGCGGCGATCCGGCCCCGGGCCTCCGCATAGCCGGGTTCGATCTGCAAGACCCGCTCAAACGCCTGGTTGGCGGCGGAGAATCTCTCTTTCACGGTGTTGGCAATCCCGACGTTGAGATGGTATTCGGCAATCTTGGGGCCCAGCTCTATCGCCTTCCTGAAGCTCGCGATCGCATCATCATGCAGCTTCTTGCCGGCATAGGCGATACCCAGCTTGTTCCAGACCTCTGGATCGCGGTTCTGGGTCGCGCTGAGCGCCTGCTTGTACGTCTTGATCGCTTCGTCGAAGCGCCCACCCGCCCGATAGGCGTCTCCAAGCCCGGCAATGGCCCTGGCGTATTTTGGGTCCTGGGCCACCGCCTTCTTGAAGGTGCTGACGGCCTCATCGGAGCGCCCGATCCGGACGTAGGCGAGCCCGAGGTTTGAATAGACCTCGGGATACTGGGGTCTATGGGCCAGGGCGTTCAGATACGCGCTGACGGCCTGAGCGAATAGTCCAGCTTCGCTGTACGTCAGACCGAGATTGTTATGGGCCTCAGCATACCGAGGCTCCTGCGCGACCGCAGTCCTGAAAGCCGTGACGGCATCTTCCAGGAGGCCCTTCTCGCGATAGGCCACTCCCAGGTTATTGTGGGCCTCGGGGTAGAAGGGGGTCAGGGAGACCGCCCTTCGGAAGGCGAGGATCGCGTCGTCCAGCTGCTGCTTGGACGTGTACGCGAGACCGAGCGCGTTATAGGCTTCCGGGTAGTCGGGTCGCCGTTCTATGGCCTTCTGAAGCGCCGCGATGGCCTCATCCATCTGCCCCTTTTCCCGATATGCACTCGCGAGGTTGAAATGGGCCTCGGGATAGTTCGAGCGGAGCGCGATGGCTTTCTTGAATGCGGCGACGGCGTCCTCGGGGCGACGGGCGTTCCGGTAGATCACCCCGAGGTTATTCAAGGCTTCCGGTTGGGTTGGCCTCAGAGCTGTGACTTTCTGATAGGCCGTGATCGCATCCGCAATCCTTCCTTTCCTGACGAAGGCCTCACTGAGGAAATGGAAGGGCTCCGGGCTGTCGGGCTTGAGATCTGCCGCCTTCCTCAACGTCGCAATCGCCTCGTCCAGCATGCCTCTGCTGGTGTAGGTCGAGCCGAGAGCGAGCAAGGCCTCGAAATATCGGGGATTCACGCCGAGGACGTGCTGGAGGACCGCAATAGCTTCGTCACTCTCGCCTCTGGCGCTTAGTGCCACGGCCAGATAGTAGTGGGCTTCCAGAAGACCGGGATTCAGCTCGACAGCCCTCCTGAGCGCCGCAACGGCCTCGCCGTACATGCGTACGGCGATATACGCGGCCCCCAGATCCTTGTAGGCCTCAGCGTATCGTGGCGCCGCCGCAAGGGCATTGAGAAAGGAACGGCTCGCCTGCTCATACAGGCCTTTCGTCGCGTAGGCTTCCCCCAGGGCGCGGTGTGCTTCCGCGAGCCTCGGGGCCAGGGTCACGGCCTTTCTCAAGATCGTGATCCCTTCATCCGTCTGACCCTTCTTGACTAGGGCCAGGCCCAGGTCCTTGTAGCCCTCCGCATAGTTCGGATCGGCCTCGACGGCCTTTCTGAAGGCCACGATGGCCTCGTCCAGCATGCCTTTCTGGAGATAGACGTCACCAAGGTAGTTGTGGGCCTGGGCATAGGAGGGTCGTTGCTGAAGGGCCCGTCTGTAGGCCGTTATGGCCTCATCGAGCCTCGCCTGGGACGCGAAGACAGTCCCCTCGCCCAGCCACGCCTCGGGGTAATTCGGTTGAACGCTCCTCGCCCTCCGGTAAGCTTCAAGGGCCTCCCCCCACAGACGCTTCTGGCTCAGAGCCAACCCCAGATGATAGTGGGCTTCTGCCAGGTCCGGTTTTGCCTGGAGCGCGCCCTGGAAGAGCCGGATCGCCTCGTCGACCCTTCCCGCGCTCAGGGCCTCAACCCCGGCCTGGTCCAACGCCTTCG from Candidatus Rokuibacteriota bacterium carries:
- a CDS encoding tetratricopeptide repeat protein gives rise to the protein MDQAGVEALSAGRVDEAIRLFQGALQAKPDLAEAHYHLGLALSQKRLWGEALEAYRRARSVQPNYPEAWLGEGTVFASQARLDEAITAYRRALQQRPSYAQAHNYLGDVYLQKGMLDEAIVAFRKAVEADPNYAEGYKDLGLALVKKGQTDEGITILRKAVTLAPRLAEAHRALGEAYATKGLYEQASRSFLNALAAAPRYAEAYKDLGAAYIAVRMYGEAVAALRRAVELNPGLLEAHYYLAVALSARGESDEAIAVLQHVLGVNPRYFEALLALGSTYTSRGMLDEAIATLRKAADLKPDSPEPFHFLSEAFVRKGRIADAITAYQKVTALRPTQPEALNNLGVIYRNARRPEDAVAAFKKAIALRSNYPEAHFNLASAYREKGQMDEAIAALQKAIERRPDYPEAYNALGLAYTSKQQLDDAILAFRRAVSLTPFYPEAHNNLGVAYREKGLLEDAVTAFRTAVAQEPRYAEAHNNLGLTYSEAGLFAQAVSAYLNALAHRPQYPEVYSNLGLAYVRIGRSDEAVSTFKKAVAQDPKYARAIAGLGDAYRAGGRFDEAIKTYKQALSATQNRDPEVWNKLGIAYAGKKLHDDAIASFRKAIELGPKIAEYHLNVGIANTVKERFSAANQAFERVLQIEPGYAEARGRIAANLERMGKKAEAIAAWEQYLRMIEGIPGRGEEVAVVKEKIQKLRRPR